The proteins below are encoded in one region of Numenius arquata chromosome W, bNumArq3.hap1.1, whole genome shotgun sequence:
- the LOC141476783 gene encoding repulsive guidance molecule B-like — MGRAAPSRAAEAEWPRRLPSAALGLMAALGLLLGIADCQLQTPCRIQKCTTDFVSLTSHLNSALDGFDLEFCKALQAYAACTYRNSKVCRGNLVYHSAVLGIGDLMSQKNCSKDGPTSSTNPKVTHDPCSYSGHAGAREHRGEEQTSPTYLFCGLFGDPHLRTFKDHFQTCKVEGAWPLIDNNYLSVQVTNVPVVPGSSATATNKITIIFKSYRDCTDQKVYQAVTDDLPAAFVDGTTSGSDGNTKSLRIVEKVGGKYVEMHASYIGTTVHIRQLGHYLTLAIRMPQELAMAYEESQDLQLCVNGCPSSERIDNSGHLPLSVMGQLLPQASATRPWSVYTLETATTKCHEKILAKDIYFYSCVFDLLTTGDVNFTAAAHSAVKDVEALHPRKEHWHIFPSNESGGGDGVGTGSKFFVSPGLVCLILAVFS; from the exons CTGACTGCCAGCTTCAAACACCTTGTCGAATCCAGAAGTGCACCACAGACTTCGTGTCCTTAACTTCACATCTAAACTCTGCTCTTGATGGCTTTGATTTGGAGTTTTGCAAGGCCCTACAGGCATATGCCGCTTGTACCTATCGCAATTCCAAAGTATGCCGTGGAAATCTAGTCTACCATTCTGCAGTACTTGGAATCGGTGACCTCATGAGCCAGAAAAATTGTTCTAAGGATGGACCCACATCCTCTACCAACCCTAAAGTGACCCATGATCCTTGCAGTTACAGTGGCCACGCCGGAGCCAGAGAACATCGGGGAGAGGAACAGACTTCTCCTACTTACCTATTTTGTGGCTTGTTTGGTGATCCTCATCTGAGAACTTTTAAGGATCACTTCCAGACATGCAAAGTGGAAGGTGCTTGGCCTCTCATAGACAATAACTACTTATCGGTGCAAGTGACAAATGTGCCTGTGGTCCCGGGATCTAGTGCTACTGCTACAAATAAG ATAACTATTATCTTTAAATCATACCGAGACTGTACAGATCAGAAAGTATATCAAGCAGTGACTGATGACTTACCTGCAGCTTTTGTGGATGGCACAACAAGTGGAAGTGATGGGAACACCAAGAGCTTGCGAATTGTGGAAAAAGTTGGTGGCAAATATGTTGAAATGCATGCCAGCTACATCGGAACCACAGTGCATATACGCCAACTTGGGCACTACTTAACGCTGGCCATTCGCATGCCTCAAGAGTTGGCTATGGCCTATGAGGAGAGTCAGGATCTGCAGCTGTGTGTGAATGGTTGCCCTTCAAGTGAACGTATTGATAATAGCGGCCACTTGCCGTTGTCTGTGATGGGGCAGTTACTCCCCCAGGCAAGTGCTACTCGTCCCTGGTCAGTGTACACACTGGAAACTGCCACCACCAAATGCCATGAGAAGATACTGGCGAAGGACATCTATTTTTACTCATGTGTGTTTGACCTACTCACAACTGGTGATGTTAACTTCACAGCTGCTGCTCACAGTGCCGTGAAGGATGTGGAGGCATTGCACCCCAGAAAAGAGCACTGGCATATCTTCCCCAGCAATgaaagtggtggtggtgatggtgtgGGCACAGGTAGCAAATTCTTTGTCAGTCCTGGACTTGTGTGCTTGATCCTTGCTGTGTTTTCGTAG